The Pecten maximus chromosome 12, xPecMax1.1, whole genome shotgun sequence genome includes a region encoding these proteins:
- the LOC117339627 gene encoding uncharacterized protein LOC117339627, whose amino-acid sequence MKLYRRPTKTQQKTPGDSSDEPKAAITKPKTKTETKKNASHQIPRQTTKTLKLLPSRKKKTIKSKKKDNLPTAVQARIDDHVRKMDSNMKRKIFSICSNTTIQQPTNPTNAVIGSSPTLSIIMEADRRFGNDVEICTNEFLSWYMTAGLEVQLVDTVDAFMLASSLVTTSFHDSVSIEDILKTIQNVPTSSMSADSPCKILKTTTKMTIGSTTIDRKDLYTLYPDKWLNDQVIHAYLGLLKAEHNDVNQMGCYVLPCFLASKWEAALDI is encoded by the exons ATGAAATTATACCGACGCCCAACGAAAACCCAACAAAAGACTCCTGGAGATTCCAGTGATGAGCCAAAAGCAGCAATCACAAAACCAAAGACAAAGACAGAAACAAAAAAGAATGCCAGCCACCAGATTCCCAGACAAACAACAAAGACACTTAAGCTCCTACCGTCAAGAAAGAAAAAGACCATCAAATCTAAGAAAAAGGATAATTTGCCAACTGCTGTACAGGCCAGGATAGATGACCATGTGAGGAAAATGGACAGCAATATGAAGAGGAAGATTTTCAGTATATGCAGcaatacaaccatacaacagCCAACCAACCCAACAAATGCTGTAATAGGGAGTTCGCCGACACTATCAATTATCATGGAAGCTGACAGAAGATTTGGAAATGATGTGGAAATTTGCACCAACGAATTTCTTTCATGGTACATGACAGCAGGGCTCGAAGTTCAACTGGTTGATACAGTGGATGCTTTCATGTTGGCTTCATCCCTTGTTACCACGTCATTCCATGACAGCGTCTCGATAGAAGACATCTTGAAGACAATACAGAATGTGCCAACGTCATCAATGAGTGCTGATTCACCATGCAAGATCCTCAAGACAACAACAAAGATGACAATCGGGAGCACAACTATTGATAGAAAGGATCTCTACACACTTTATCCTGATAAGTGGCTGAATGACCAG gtTATCCATGCCTACCTAGGACTTCTGAAGGCTGAACACAATGATGTCAACCAGATGGGATGTTATGTTCTCCCTTGTTTCTTGGCAAGCAAGTGGGAAGCAGCCCTGGACATATAG
- the LOC117339042 gene encoding uncharacterized protein LOC117339042, with product METASISVLDSLPDVGRTQKFCEHWRHFMAARGDGRTWQTGDNTSNKQMDGNACGVFVLMNAEAIIKKTSTKVMRHCHVGYFRKYVIKRLLQDPSRANDAACDLPFCANTDRHLRRNQCDRCDKWAHPKCLGLHQDKTRSPCVFC from the exons ATGGAGACTGCTTCTATTTCTGTGCTTGACTCCCTCCCTGATGTAGGAAGAACACAGAAATTCTGCGAACACTGGAG GCACTTCATGGCAGCCAGAGGAGACGGGAGGACATGGCAGACTGGGGACAACACTTCCAACAAACAGATGGATGGAAACGCATGTGGTGTATTTGTCTTAATG AATGCAGAAGCAATCATCAAGAAGACCTCAACAAAAGTCATGAGGCACTGCCATGTCGGTTACTTCAGGAAGTATGTGATAAAGAGACTTTTACAGGATCCGTCAAGAGCCAATGATGCTGCCTGTGATTTACCTTTTTGTGCAAACACCGACAGACATCTTCGGAGAAACCAGTGTGATAGATGTGACAAGTGGGCTCACCCCAAGTGTTTGGGACTTCATCAAGACAAGACAAGGTCACCTTGTGTGTTTTGTTAA